In the genome of Daucus carota subsp. sativus chromosome 9, DH1 v3.0, whole genome shotgun sequence, the window AACTATATTTCATACATTAAATCTAGTAAAATATGTATAAGAATGACTTGATGACTTTTTACGACTAGTTGagcgacttgtcgactagtcgattcCAAGGTATCCCAGCGCCGAGGCTCGACTTGGCGCCGTAATAAGCTTGTTCATCACACGACTGCACTTTTCTTGTGTGCCCctttatattatttgattatttaagAAACTGAATTAGACATAATATATCACGAGCTATCTTCTGGTAAATCTGTTTGATTGCACGTTCaataattatcaattatatgTTCACCAGCTGagttatattttgttttgtttttactaGTCTGTTCGCAGCCAAGGCAGGGGCATCTAGGGTTTTTGCAGTTGAAGCAAGTGACAAAATGGCTGCAGTAGCTAGTCAAGTAACCATTATAGCCTTTTAGTTACTGAAACAATCATTTATTTCCTTTGAATGTTATTGATCACCTGAATCTTACATGTTTATTTCTTTATCTCTAGCTTTTGTGATTGATTTTCCCTTCTTAGTATCCCAGTCTTCAAAAGTTTTTGCATAATTCtaaatttgacagaaatgcAAATAAAGGAGTTTATCTTGTCTAATAGTTTATTGGCAGAGAGTTTGGTTACACATTCCTTGCCAAAGGTGGTAAACTCAACCTGTGACTCTACTGTAGTACGTGGATACAGGCTGGTACTGAAGTCAGAAACGTCAATGCAATTCTTTTTATAATGTTTTTGAACTAGCATGCATCTCTGTTCACGATTGTAATGCTCACTTGGAGTCTTCAACCATAACTATTCATAAGACTCAGTTTATTTCTTTATGTAATGTGATAATTAAATTGTTGGCTTTTACCCTTTTCTGCAACTGCCTCTGGTTTGTTGTGATCTGTgcattaactatatatatgcTCCAAAAGAACAATTTGATTCTCTCAAAATTCCCATGAAAGTAAATGGATTCAGAAACTAAACTGGACACTTGGGAAAAATATCTCTTGAAAACTACTCATACTTGAAACATGGTAGGCAatcactatattttattttagtttagtaGCAGAAGGAAAAATTTGAAGTTTTCATTATATTTTCATGGTTCAAGTTCACCATTCTTTTTGTGTGTAGTCACTATTCTTGACAATTCAAGACAACTCCTTGTTGCTTTTTTTTAGTTGAATGGCGGTTTTCCAATTCTTGTCATCATAATATCTTGCAGATGAACATGTTTTGTTGTGAATGTGCAGATTGCTAAAGAGAATGGCCTCTTGTGTGAAAGCAAGGCAGAAGGTAGCAATGAGTGCTCGGGGGTGATAAACGTTGTACATGGTATGATCGAAGATGTTAGTTCAGAACATGTTAAACCCCAAAGCGTTGATGTGCTAGTGAGTGAATGGATGGGATATTGCCTACTCTATGAATCAATGCTCAGCTCTGTACTTACTGCTCGTGATAAATGGTTGAAGCCTGGGGGAGCCATTTTGCCAGACACGGCAACTATGGTGAGATTCTAGAGAGGGCATATACTATTTGCTCCCATGAATTGGAATCTAAGGTCTGACTTTGTGCCTTCTCTCCTTTGCTTTCAGTTTGTTGCTGGATTCGCAAAAGGTGCTACCAGTATTCCATTTTGGGAAGATGTATATGGTTTCAGCATGTCTTGTGTTGGCAGGGAACTTGTTGAAGATGCTTCAAAACATCCCATAGTGGATGTTGTGGATCCTCAAGATATAGTAACTAATGCTGTGGTTCTACAGGTCAATATTCTTCATTCTTTTTGTACTGAAACAGTTACATAGTTAAGAGTATACAATTTCTAAGCAATTTtttactaaattaaaaattaactgCACAAAAGTAATATGACTTTTCCATGTTACTTGTCTCTTGTTGGGTGCAGAGGGACAGCTCATGGTCCCTTTCTTCCTAGTTGAGTACTTTCTCCTCTCAAACTATCTTCTAAGAATACTTTTCTTCCCAGGACCCTGATCATCAAACCCCAACAATTAAATTACACCTTGAAATTATTAGTTGAATTCTGTTCAAACAATCCCAACATGAATTTAGCAGTCGAATTTATTTTTTGTGGTGGGTGGCAGAGTCATCTTGTGTTGGAGATGGTATAATTGGGACGAAAGTTAATTATGTGATATATTAGTGAATGACCTGTGGGAAAACGTGTGTGTCGCTGTAACCTAGGCACGCTTACTAGTTACCCAAGCTGTTACCTAATTAGAGGAAGCATGTGGTTtccttaaaaatataaacttgGATCATTTAGTTGCTTTAAAACAAACTAAAGTTGGTAAAACTACAGAGCAGTACAAAGTGTAAATGACGGGCCACCAAATTGATATCCGCTCTTTGATTTTTATGGgtatgaattatatatttacttCAACAAAGCTCTGGTGCTAGTAAGGGTGTTGAGTATGAAATTGGAAAAGTAAATGTGTTATCAAGAAGCAGATGTGCAGATATGTGAATTTGTATTATGTCTTTGTGCGTGTGTGTTTGTAGACAATATAAGATATTTTTTGATACCATGAAGTAGACAAATATTTTTCTGGCATGGTACTATTAAGAATTAGGATAGCTACTTGTACTCGTTCTACATCAAGTTATGATAGGTTAGATTGTGACATTGGCACATTGCACTAGAACAAAACAATAATGATTTATACTTCCATACCACATAAAACCTAGGAGGACTTCTTATTAGTGAAACATTATTTTGCTCCGAGATGGAATATGTTCAGAACTTGGATCAAAGGCTCAATGCTATGATAGGCAGGTaggttttacatttattatttgttattataagGGTTGCATCTTCAAATTAAAATGCCCAGTGTTTATTTTGTTAACCTTGTAGCTTGTACGTAATAGACCGAATCAGTTGTTCACTTTTGTTGAGAAACAAAGTTCTGAAGTTTAATTTTGTGCTTACTAATGTATATATTGGACCTAAATACTGAATTTACCTATGCCATCTCACCATAGTTCCTCTTCCATTAACAACCAAGTCTTGGATGCCGTCTTCATATGGTAGATGGTGATATTCTAGAGTTCTTTTCCAGCCTACTTTCTTCACCATAAAGATATACtctatataagaaaaatatatattgttttttctgAGACAGTGATTGTTCTTGCTTTGTTGttttcttaaatattttgaattaactGCTTGTTCTTAATGGTGTCAGACTTTTGACTTGGTGACACTGAAATCTGAAGAAATGAACTTCACGGCGACAGTTGAGCTAGAACCAAAGTTCGATGCCTCTAAAATTAATACAGGTTCAGAATCCAGAACAATGTGGTGTTATGGAGTTGTTTTATGGTTTGAGAATGGCTTTACTAGTAGGTTTTGTCACGAAAACCCTGTCATTCTGTCCACTTCACCATATACTCCCAGCACACATTGGTCCCAGACAATATTCACTTTCAAGGAACCAATTGCACTATCATCTGGAAAATCCAAGGCTAATATATCTTCACCTGTTGGTACAGAAGCTAGCCCAGCAATGAAATTGCGCTTGCGCATCAGTATTGCACGTGCTCTGGAGCATCGCAGCATTGACATTGCCATTgaaacaactgctattggaTTTGAAGGGCGGAAACACAGTTTGCCGgtgcaaatatttaatttatgctAGATGACAATTCTCATCCGGCACCAGTAGTCCAGAAAAGGCGTATGAGCATTACATTCCCCTTTGAGGGCATTGATACAGTGTTGTGCccttttttcggttttttcttGCCCAGGGGTCGAGATGACTCAAGTTAGGTGTCATCTTCGAGTGTTATTGTATTAATGTGCCATAGGCTGAAAGTAAAATGTTGTCATATaccttatatttaattttttgtaactTTATAGTTCATAAATTTTGtttagaatttatttaaaattatgctCAATTTGTAACAGCGAGCTCTCTTTAGCAAGGTTGAAGATGCACATAGAAGAAATTAGAACCTAGTAAACTATTTTTACTTTTCTATCCAACTCAATTTCCAaactttattattaataaattatactaGTTTACAATGTTTGAAACTTTTTTgggtatttaataattattttatgcgGTAGTTAGCTCtgaaatttgaacaaattttaatatatataggttttatttcaatacaaaccaaattattttaaaaactaaaaactaataGGTGCATCCCCAATTTTActatactcatctcatagttgcTGATTGCATGATTtcatattcttttaatttttttttttctaatttctgtGGGATATTGTTGACATGGTGGGACTGCTAAAGTGGTTGTTGTCATGTCAACATTTTGCTGAGGCGGCACTAATGTCATGCTGATGTAGCAGTCCGGGTGACCTTTATTGCTGATGTGACAGTTTGTGACCCCCTAATAATGACGTGCGGGTGACGTGACATTTGGGTGAGTTTCATTGCTGATGTGGCATTTGGATAGAAACTGTAAGTTTTGGAAAATTAATGTGTCAACTAGGAGGTGCATATTGtaaatttaaaaagtataaGAAGATCTTTATATAGAATCAAGTTCTATGATGACCACAAATAATTTGGAGCATCGAAGATCAACATCATTATCATTCATTTAGTTTCCATCCAATGatctttattaatatttttattcatacgtACGGTTGTCTTGCTTTTTATGCTATACGTAACACGGATTACCGAAATTTTAGCACTTCTGTTATCTTATATATCATTATTGGTCATGAACCCATTATTAATTTGTTGACAACAGTCATCACAATCATGTTCCTCTTGATTGTTCCGGCAATTTTGTTTATTCCCCCACACAAGCATATAGTTCACAGGCGCAATACTTGGGAGCTATTTGGGAACCAGAAGCAACTCCTGCTTCTgacttctatttttcttgacccgtttgtgtaaagaagtagatgCAATTTTAAGAAGCTGggaatgctaacttctctctcacaacttctgttttttttccaaacactttattaacttatttacttctcacttctactccacttctctACTTTAAtcaagaagtcactttttttaaatttgaccaaacggccccttagatTTATCAAAAACATGCAAGACATaataacatttaaatttaaaacaaatgtGCAGAACAAATTACtcatattacattactagaaatgcaggataaGAACCAAACAAACAAGAACGGGACAAAAACAAACAACCATGTCCACAGTTTTGCAACAATCGAAGCCCTGCTATTCAACAATCTATACTACAAACTACAATGTTCTCTCATCGCTGCTGTTTAGAT includes:
- the LOC108201746 gene encoding probable protein arginine N-methyltransferase 3, whose amino-acid sequence is MSANETPQHAEQWNDSEEDDDMEEQNWDDFVADEEDDEEFDSVMLCLFCASTYKSSDELFQHCKAAHCFDFSSLKNDLKLDFYGCFKLINYVRSQVAKNSCWACGCSFGSKEDLHGHLHDIVNFKECTRPWDDDKYLNSFLQEDPLLHNFFEDDEYEGGYNVLADDDELGRIWSGTERMMIDDETDLETMAPECNSPLEDGSKQIVYALATHSISEVPLVKDTVSSSDLSNGGTSFSYPNNKPLQKFSAKISENEIMNVNRSYFGSYSSFGIHREMISDKVRTDAYHRALTDNPSLLKGAVVMDVGCGTGILSLFAAKAGASRVFAVEASDKMAAVASQIAKENGLLCESKAEGSNECSGVINVVHGMIEDVSSEHVKPQSVDVLVSEWMGYCLLYESMLSSVLTARDKWLKPGGAILPDTATMFVAGFAKGATSIPFWEDVYGFSMSCVGRELVEDASKHPIVDVVDPQDIVTNAVVLQTFDLVTLKSEEMNFTATVELEPKFDASKINTGSESRTMWCYGVVLWFENGFTSRFCHENPVILSTSPYTPSTHWSQTIFTFKEPIALSSGKSKANISSPVGTEASPAMKLRLRISIARALEHRSIDIAIETTAIGFEGRKHSLPVQIFNLC